TCAATGATATGCCTGACCAGCGCGGCATACTCGCCCGGTTTGCCCAAACGTGGCGGAAAAGGCACGCCAGCGGCCAGGGAATCGCGGACTTCCTGGGTCATGCCGGCCATCATCGGGGTTTCGAAAATGCCCGGAGCGATGGTCATCACACGGATGCCGAAACGCGCCAGTTCACGAGCAGCGGGCAAGGTCAGGCTGACGATCGCGCCTTTGGACGCGGCATAAGCCGCCTGGCCGATTTGGCCATCGTAAGCCGCCGCCGACGCAGTGTTGATGATCACCCCGCGCTCGCCATCGGCATCCGGCTCGGTTTCGGCGATCGCCGCCGATGCCAGACGCAGCATGTTGAAGCTGCCGATCAGGTTCACGTTGATCACCTGGCTGAAACTGGCCAGCGCGTGCGGGCCGTTCTTGCCGAGGATCTTCTCGCCACGGACGATGCCGGCGCAGTTGACCAGGCCGTTGAGGCCGCCAAAGGCCTTGACCGTCGCCTGCACCGCCGCTTCAGCGGCCGCTTCGTTGCTGATGTCCGCGACCACGCTTTGCGCACCGAGACGTTCAGCCTGGGCCGCAACAGCGTCGGCGTTCATGTCCACCAGCATCACTTTGGCGCCGGCTGCGACCAGCATTTCAGCCGTGGCCGCGCCGAGCCCGGAGGCACCACCGGTGACGAGAAAAACCTTGTTTTCGATCTGCATCATTGTGTCCTTGGATTCAAGCTGAAGCGTTCTTCGCCGCGGCCTCTTGAGCCTTGGCGATTTCCTGGTTGCGCAAGATAAAGCGCTGCAATTTGCCGCTTGGGGTTTTCGGCAACTCGCTGACAAATTCGATTTCACGGGGGTACGAGTGCGCGGCCAGACGCTTGCGCACATGTTGGCGCAGCTCTTCGGCCAATTCGGGGGCGGCGCGGTATTGCGCGCTGAGCACGACGAACGCTTTGACCAGCTCGGTGCGCTCCGGATCGGGCTTGCCCACCACCGCCGCTTCGACCACGGCCGGGTGTTCGATCAACGCGCTTTCCACGTCGAACGGCCCGACGCGGTAGCCGGAGGTGGTGATCACGTCATCACTGCGGCCGACGAAGCTGATGCTGCCGTCCGGGTTCCACTCGACGGTGTCGCCACTCAGGTAATAGTTGCCAACGAAGGCCTTGGTGGGCGCGCCTTCGTAACCGGCAAACCAGCACATCGGCGACTGAGTGCGGTCGATGGCCAGGATGCCCGGCTGGCCGACGCCCAGCTCCTGGTACTCGTCGTCGAGCACCACGATGCGGTGGCCTGGCGAGGCAAAACCGGCGGCGCCCAGGTGAATCGGATGTTCGAGACCGTGGTGGTTGCACAGGACCATGCCCAATTCGGTCTGGCCGTAATGGTCATGAATCACCACGCCGAGGTTGTCGGCGAACCAGCGAATCACTTCCGGGTTCAACGGCTCGCCGGCACTGCTGACGATGCGCAATTTGCCCTTGATCGATTTGGCGAACTCGTCGCCACCGGCGATCAGCAAACGATATGCCGTCGGCGACCCGGTGAGGTTGGTGATCCCGTATTTGTTGATCACCCGGCAGGTGCTTTCGAGGGTGAACGGGCCATCGTAAAAGGTGATCGGATGCCCCATCGACATCGGCCCGGTCACACCAAAATAGATGCCGTAGGCCCAGCCCGGATCGGCGACGTTCCAGAATGCATCTTCCGGGCGCAAGTCCACGGCGTCACGGGTGTAGCTCTGAAAGGCGACGATGGCCTTGAGCGGCACGGACAACGCCTTCGACGGACCGGTGGTGCCCGAGGTGAACATCAGCAGGAACGGCTCTTCACCGATCAGCAGCACCGGCTCGCACTCGGGGGAATAGTTGGCCAGTTCGGCCCAGAAACTGAAATCGCCGCGGACAATGCCCTGGCCTTTCGCGCCACCGACGGTGACGATGGTCGGGCAGTCGGCAACTTCAGCGAGTTTGGAGCGGTTGACCGCGTCGGTCACCACCACTTTGGCGCCGGAACTGCTCAGGCGATGCTCGATGGCTTTGGGGCCGAATGCGGTGAACAACGGCTGATACACCGCACCGATGCGCCAGGTGGCGAACACGGTGATCAATAATTCGATATTGCGCGGCAGCAGGCCGGCGACCTTGTCGCCTTTCTTCACGCCCTGAGCCAGGAGGAAATTGGCGAAACGCGCTGCCTTGTCCTGCAGCTCGCTGAACGTGTACGTGGCGCTGGTGCCGTCGCGGCCTTCCCAGAACAGCGCGATGCGGCCTGGCAACGCATGCCGGTCGCAACACTCGACGCAGGCATTGAGGGCCGTCAGATCGCCCGCGAGTGCGGTATCGACGGTGTGCTGATAATTGAACTGTGACGTGGCAGACAAGTAATCGCGCATTGCCAGAATCCCTCTGTATTTTTATTAGGCTGGGGGGAACCGTAACCAACAGGGAAATACTCGCTCTGCGCGGGGGGTGGGGCAATGGTCAAAGCTATCAAGTTGTCTGACTGGTTTGGCCAAGAATTGAGGAATGCGGCGCCTGGGCGGCCGCCATCGCGGGCACGATCACTACAAAATCAGGTTCAGTCGGCCTCGTTCAGAATCAAACTCCGGTAATGCCCCGGATTCGACCCCGACCACTTGCGAAAAGCCTTATAGAACGAACTCGCATCGGCAAACCCCAACCGCGTAGCGATCTCGGCGAAGCTGATACTCGGTTCAGCCAGCCAGACAATGGCCAGTTCCTTGCGCACGCTGTCCTTGAGCCCCTGATACGTCTGCCCCTCTTCCGCCAGTCGCCGACGCAAGGTCGAGGCCGACATGCACAGTTGTTGCGCCAGAGGTTCGGTCTCTGGCCACTGTTCGGCGGGCAACTGCCGCAAATCGTGCTTGATCCGGCTCGCCAGGCTCTCCGGGTCGCGGTACTTGACCAGAATATTGGCCGGCGCATGGGCCAGGAATCGCTTGAGTTCTTCGGCGCTGCGTTTGATCGGCAAATCCAGGCAGTCGGCGGAGAAAATCATCCGGGTGCGCGGCCGGTCGAAACGCAGGTTCTCGGAAAACATCACCTGATAGTCGTCACAGAAATCCGGCTGCGGGCAGCGCAACTCGATGGCCAGAATCGGAATCCGTCGCCCCGCCAGCCAACAGGCAACGCCGTGAACGATCATCCAGTAGGTGAAATAGGTAAAGGCGCGACGCGGGTCCTGGTCGTCTTCCAGCAGCACGATCTCTGCGAGGCTTTGCTGGCGAACCAGCTGCGCGGGCAGGTGTTCGAGCATCAACGACAGAAACCCCAGCCCCGAGGTCAGGCCGGCAGCGAGGCTCGGCTGGACCATGGAACAGCGGCACAGAAACGCCAGACTGCCGGATTTGAGCTTGCGCGGGTCCATGCCAAAAAATTCATCGTCCCGACGCCGCGCCAGCAAGCGCCAAAGCCGTGCGTACGCGGTGGCCGGCACGCGGGCTGTGGTCGATTCGAGCAGCCCCGGATCGATGCCGACCTTGTTCAACACCTCGTCGGTGGAGGCGCCGGGGGCGCAACTTTGCAACAGCGCTTCACGCACCAGTTGAATGGAGATGGTGTCTTTTTCCGACATTGAGCGGGGTGTGCCCTGTTTTTATGAATGGTGCGCATATTAGCCCGATAAGATCAAAAGATCGCAGCCTTCGGCAGCGCCTGCATTTGGTATGCATTACCTGTAGGAGCTGCCGAAGGCTGCGATCTTTTGATCTGTTCAGCTTAGGTTCAGGTTAATGCCAATGATTGCCATTTGGTAATGAGTGTCATTATGTTACAAATTAGCACCCTATCTAATTCCCAGACGGTGCCGAATGCTTGTCCCTTTTCTGATCATGCTGCGCGAAGGCATTGAGGCCGCATTGATCGTTGGCATCATCGCCAGCTACCTCAAGCAAACCGGTCGCGGTCAATGGATGCCTGCCGTATGGATCGGCGTGTTTCTCGCCGCCGCGCTGGCCCTGCTGGTGGGCGGTGGCCTGGAGTTGGTCAGTGCCGAATTCCCGCAGAAACAACAGGAACTGTTCGAAGGCGTGGTCGGCCTGGTCGCCGTCGGCATTCTCAGTTCCATGGTGTTCTGGATGCGCAAGGTGGCGCGTTCGATCAAGCATTCGCTGCACGTCTCCCTCGATCACGCGTTGACCGGCTCCAGGCATCAAGTGACAGCGCTGATCGCCATGGTGTTTTTTGCCGTCGCCCGGGAAGGCCTGGAAACGGTGTTCTTCCTGCTCGCGGTGTTCCAGCAGAGCGAAGGGCCGGCCGCACCGATCGGTGCCCTGCTCGGCCTGATCCTGGCGATCATCGTCGGTTTCCTGATCTACACCGGCAGCATGCGCCTGAACCTCGGCGCGTTCTTCCGCTGGACCGGCCTGTTCATCCTCGTGGTGGCCGCCGGCATTCTCGCCAACTCGGTGCAGGCGCTGCATGAAGCCGGGGTCTGGAATCACCTGCAAACCGTGCTGTTCGATTTCAGCGCCACGCTGCCGATGGATGGCCCGCTGGGGTCAGTGCTGGCCGGCATGTTCGGGTATCAGGATGCACCGACTGTCAGCACCCTGGGTGCCTACCTGATCTATCTGGTGCTGGCGCTGGTGATGTTTTTTCTCCCCGCGCCTGCACCCGCTAAACACGCTTCTTCCGTTTCCAGTCAGTAAGGGCCTACATGTCAACGCCTACTCCTCCAGTGGCCTCCCCTCCCCGTGCCTTGCGCTGGGCGGTGGCCGGTTCGGTGATCGTGATGATCGCCGCCGGCGGCCTGTTCTACTACGCCTCAAAAATGGCTGCGGCCAAACGTCAGGCCAACCATGACGAAGTGCTGGTGACCATTCACCCGCACAGCTGCGAGCCGAATGCATTGACGGTGCCGGCCGGTCGCGCCAGTTTCCGCATCGTCAACCACTCGGACCGCGCCGTTGAGTGGGAAATCCTCGATGGCGTGCTGGTGGTCGAAGAACGGGAAAACATCGCCCCCGGCCTGAGCCAGGTGATCAACGCCAACCTGATGCCCGGCGATTACGCGATCACTTGCGGCCTGCTGAGCAACCCGCGCGGCACGCTGCATGTGACGCCTACCACCGCTTCCGATGCCGCGGCCAAAGCCAAACCGTCGATGGTCGCTTTCGTCGGGCCACTGTCGGAGTTCCGCGTTTACCTGAGCAGCCAAAGCACCGCGCTGATCAAAGCCGTCACCGCGCTAGAGCAAGCCATCGAAGCCGGCGACCTGAGCCAGGCGCAAGCGTTGTATGTCCCGGCCCGCACCGCGTATCAGCGCATCGCCCCGGCCGCACAGCGCCTCGCCGAACTCGACAACACGATCAACGCCCGTGCCGATTACTTTGAAAAACGCGAGCAGGATCCGGGTTTCAGCGGTTTCCATCGCCTCGAATATGCGCTGTTCCAGCAACGCACCCTCGACGGCCTGACACCGGTGGCTCAACGGTTGCTGACCGACGTCACCACGCTCAAACAACAACTGCTCGCCCAATCGCTACCGCCGGAACAGCTGGTCAGCACCGTGGTGCGCAACCTCAACAACCTGGGCGAAGTGCGCGCGAGCAGCGGTGAAGAAGAACGCTACAGCCGCACCGACTTGAACGGTTTCGCCGGCAACCTCTTTGCTGCCCGCAAAGTCGTCGACCTGTTGCGTCCGCTGCTGACCAAGTCCGCCGCCGAACTGCTGCCCACTCTCGACAACGCCATCGCCAGCCTCGATGCAGAACTTGACGGCTTCAAGGTCGAGAAAGGCTACGCGAGCTACGACAGCGTCAGCGCCGAACAGCGTAAACAGATCGCCGACATGGCCAAGGCGCTGGCCGACGCACTCGACGGCATCGATCCCGCCCTCGGCCTTTCCGGCCTATAGCAGAAGACGAACTTCAGATGAACGATTCAGAGCAATTCAACCTTCAGCGGCGCCGGGTATTGATGGGCATGGGCGTCGCCGGCGTGGCCCTGGCCGGTTCAGCCTTGAGCTGCCCGGCCCTGGCCGCCAGCCCCGCGCAAGTCACCGAAGCGCCGAGCAGCGACAAGACCGAGGACCGCCACGATTTCCATGGCCAGCACCAGAGCGGCATCGTCACCCCTCGACCGGCGTCCGGCATGCTGGTGTCGTTTGATGTGTTGGCCAGCGACCGCGAGGACCTGGAGCGGCTGTTCCGCACGCTCAATGAGCGCATCGCGTTCCTGATGCACGGCGGCCCGGTGGCGCAGGTCGATCCGAAACTGCCGCCGGTGGATTCAGGCATTCTCGGCCCGGTGGTGACGCCGGATAACCTCACCATCACCGTGTCGGTCGGCGAATCGTTGTTCGATGAGCGCTTCGGCCTGGCGAACGCCAAACCGAAACGGCTGATCCGCATGGTTGGCTTTCCCAACGATGCGCTGGAGGCCGATTGCTGCCACGGCGACCTGAGCCTGCAGTTCTGCGCCAACACCGCCGACACCAACATCCATGCACTGCGCGATATCGTGAAGAACCTGCCGGACCTGCTGCTGGTGCGTTGGAAACAGGAAGGCAGCGTACCGCCGCAGGCTCCCGCGAAACCGGGTGTGCCGGCACAGAGCGCGCGCAACTTTCTGGGCTTTCGCGACGGCTCGGCCAACCCCGACTCCAACGACGCCAAGGCCATGGACAGCATCGTCTGGGTCCAGCCCGGCAACGACGAACCGGCCTGGGCTGCCAATGGCAGCTATCAAGCGGTGCGGATCATCCGCAACTTCGTCGAACGCTGGGACCGCACACCGTTGCAGGAACAGGAAAGCATCCTCGGACGGATCAAAAGCACAGGCGCACCCATGGGTGGCGCTCATGAAACCGAGGTCCCGGATTACGGCAAGGACCCGGAAGGCAAGCTGACCAAGCTTGACGCCCATATCCGCCTGGCCAACCCGCGCACCGCCGCGAGCCAGGCCAACCTGATCCTGCGCCGACCGTTCAACTACTCCAACGGCGTGAACAAGAACGGTCAGCTGGACATGGGATTGCTGTTCATCTGCTACCAGGCCGATCTGGAAAAAGGCTTTATCACTGTGCAAACCCGACTCAACGGTGAACCGCTCGAGGAATACCTCAAGCCGGTCGGCGGGGGGTACTTCTTCACCTTGCCGGGTGTGACGGGCGACCAGGATTTCATCGGTCGCTCACTGCTTGACGCTGCCTCCCCAAAAACAACCGCATAACCACCCCGATACGGAACCGTCCCATGAAAAAGTCGCCCCTCGCGTTACTGCTGACCCTTGGTTTGCTCAACACCCCGCTTTCGGCTTTCGCGGCGACGGCGCCGCTGGAACTGGTGGGGCCGATCTCGGACTACAAGATCTACGTCACTGAACAATTGGACGAACTGGCCAGCCACACTCAGAAATTCACCGACGCCGTGAAGAAAGGCGACCTTGCCACCGCGCAAAAACTCTATGCGCCGACCCGGGTTTACTATGAGTCCATCGAGCCGATCGCCGAACTGTTCAGTGACCTGGACGCGTCCATCGACTCCCGTGTCGACGATCACGAAAAAGGCGTGAAGGCCGAAGACTTCACCGGTTTCCACCGCATCGAGTATTCGCTGTTCTCCGAGAAAAGCACCAAGGGTCTCGGACAATTGGCTGATGGCTTGAACAAGGATGTCAAAGACTTGCAAACCCGCGTGGCCGGCCTGACCTTCCCGCCCGAGAAAGTGGTGGGTGGCGCAGCGGCGTTGTTGGAAGAAGTCGCGGCGACCAAGATCTCCGGCGAGGAAGATCGCTATAGCCACACCGATCTTTACGACTTCCAGGGCAACATCGACGGCGCGAAGAAAATCGTCGACCTGTTCCGTCCGCAGATCGAGAAGCAGGACGCGGTGTTCATGGCCAAGGTCGACAAGAACTTTGCAACGGTGAACAAGACATTGGCCAAATACAAGACCAGGGATGGGGGTTTTGAGACTTACGACAAAGTGAAGGACAGCGACCGTAAAGCGCTGGTTGGGCCGGTGAATACATTGGCTGAGGACTTGTCGACGTTGCGTGGGAAATTGGGGCTGAACTGAGTTTCAACCCTTTGAAGGACGCTTCGCGGGCAAGGCTTGCTCGCGAAGCCGTCCAGGCGGGGTCAGCGCTGCTGAAGTTTTAGATCCAGAGGGATGAAACCCACAAGTGCAGGCCCGAAAGGCCTACCGCTATTGTCCACGCCATACCATTTGTTGTTCTGACGAATGGCCGTGGTGTTAGTGCCTCGGTGAATGCCTTGCATGAGCGCGTGATCAGCATCCACCCAACCCGACATTTTTTTCCCCGCCGCCCCGGCGGCTCCTCCGAAAAAGCCCCTGACTTGATTGAGGCCGGTTTGCAGGCGACCGAGGCCGTTTTGAGTGATATCGAATACACGACTGGTCAGCATTTGACCAAAGCGCCGCATGCCTCTTGCAGTGCCCGAGAGGAGATCAGGCAATCCGCTCAACGGGTTGATGACCGAATGGACTGAACCCGCGCTGATTTTCATTAACTCAAAAGCCTTCACCTTGACCGGTGAAACAGACTTGACCACGCCCACTGCCGTACTCACGCCACCGACCAATCCGGACAGGCTTGAAACAGCATCGGAAAAACACCCAAACACGCCATTGATCAAGCCCATGCGCGTCCCGGTGCTCAAATCGCTCACACAGCCGACGAAGGGAATCAGCTGCAGTGCAAAGCCTTTCAGGTTTTCCCAGAATTGCTTCTGCTTGTCCCGGGGTGTGAGTCCTTTGGCGCGATCCAGCAGAACCGCCTTTTGCCCCTGCAGAAAATTATCGTTGATCACCGCACTGATGATCCTCGCCAGCTTGGGCGAGAAGTAACTATTGGGGACGTATATTGTTTCATCCGCGTAACCCACCAGCGGCGTAGCGGCAAAGCTGTCACCCAATTTCTCGATGATCAACTTGGGTGATTTGACATGGGTTCGCGGTGCGGCCCCTGTTGTATATGCCAGAAAATCGAAGGGCAACTCAGCGCCTCGCTGAACGACTGCATTGACTGGAGAACCTTTACTGACTTTGACTTTTTCGACTGTCATCACGCCATTCAGCGGCAGCACATCGGGCAGGTCCGAACGCTTGATGATTTTCATCTGCGCCGGGAACACTTCGAAGTAGCTGATTTTTCCACCGTGCTCACAGCGTATCAGCGTGCCATATCCCCCCCGAGCCGCCGCCTGAAGCTCGCGTGTTTCATCCTCTTTTATCCTCCCGGTTTCTTCTCGCAAGGTGAACAGTTCGATGGTCCCCAGCTCAATACATTGGCGGTCTTGCAAAGGCAGTTCGGCGAACAGCAGTTGGGTTGGAGCGATAAACGCTTCAGAAAATCCGGCGAAATAGCTGTCCACGGAAGACGTTAAAAGCGTGTCGAGGTCTGGTAGTGCCTGGATTCTGGTTTCCCACACCCCTTGCGTCATCCCCATCCGGCTGGGCTGCCACCAATTTTCAGGGGTCAAGTCACCGGCCATGTACACCTCGACCAGATCGTGGGTGGTCCCTTTGGCGGCCTGGAGGTTCCAGCTGGCACCCAATAATTTTGACCAGAGTTTCATCGCCCCTATTTCGTGGTCACTGGCATCCGGAAATACCTTGCGTAACTCAATGATGGCCATGTCCCTGCGCGTTTGCAGCGGGCGGGAAAAGGTCTGCAATGCCTTGGCAATGTCAGTGCGCTGCCTGGCGAACATTTTGGCGGCGTATTCATAATCCCCGGGTGAATAGGATGACGTGTGCCTCTGTCGAATAACGCCGTTCATGACACCCCATGCCACTAAGATGTCGACACCGGCGCTCTGAAACAACAGGCGGCTTTCTTCGGTGGCTGGATCAAGCACTGCAAGCGCCATGAGCTGGTCGGCGGGCATCGCACGGGAACAGCCCTGATTCGTTGCTTCCACGATGGCAACGCCCAGGCGCAACGTCATCCAGTTGACCGTTCCCATGTGCACGTTGCTACCGCCAGGCACGAGGAACTCCGGGGCAACCTCGGCCAGGAACAAGTGCGCCACCAGTGGTGCAGTCAGCGCGCTGACACCCTTGTCACTAATCAAATGATTTTCGATATCGGCACGTATCGCACCCAGTTCACGCCCTCTGTTGCCGGGCTGATAAACATCGTAACCGGCAATGTTTCCGGACTTGCCAGGCGCGTCGGGATCAACGCTCAGTTTTATCGCCGTGCACAGGAGCTGCTGGCAGTGCTCCATGGAAGCCGTTTGCCCTTCGGTGGCTCCGTACCAATTGAGTTTTTTGACCAATTGCTGTCCCCAAGCGTCGGCACCATACGTGTCGAAAATCTCAGCGAGCAAATGGTGGGCATTGTTTCGCCGCTGTTCGACTGAGGTGCCGGTGAGCGGATAAGTACCCAACGCGTGGAAGATTGACGGCGACCCGTCCAGAAGTACTTTGGACAACTCAATAATCTGAGTCTTTTCAGCGTTTGATAGCGTGACAGGCGCAGTATTAGCCAACGGCCAGTCTGCCCCATAGTTGCCTAACGGTGGGGATGGCGGCATTGACGTGTTCAGCCAACCAATGATGTTACGCACCTCTGCGACATTTTTGGGCGCATCAAAGCCTCTGAAACGGATGACTTGCAGCAGGTCAGCAGACGTACTGGAGTACAGTGCGCCGCCGGATGTTCTGGCCTGCTCAAACAACTTGTCGAGCGCTGCCTTTAACGCAGGCCGTGCGTTCACAGCGCCAGTCAGATCAACCCAGATCCCCTCGGAGAACACCTGGATTTTTCGCTCAGCGAGCCTGACAGGGAACAGGCTGCAGTCGATTTTCAGAGCCTGGCAAAGTTCGATCATCGCTGGCAACGCCAGTAAATCATGCAGGTGGCGGCGTATTTCCTGGCTTGCCTGCTCAAGTGGTCTGCTGACAAAACCAGCCATGGTTTCCGACAAGGTAACGGGCGCGCTATCGGCCTTGTCCTTTACCACCCGTTCGAGGGCAGTGACCAACAGTGCGCACTCCTTGGCAACGTCAGCAATCTGTTCGACCTGTTCGATCGCTTTTTCCAGGCGCGCCTTTTTAGCGGTAGAGAACGCGGGCCACGCCGAAGTTTTCAATTGGCTGGCGATTTGTTGTGCGCTCACTGTCCGGGATGGCGGGTTTACCCCGTAAAACCCGAGCACAGTATCGCGAGGAATGGCGTTGGAGTCCGAACTCAAATGACACAACCC
This DNA window, taken from Pseudomonas fluorescens NCIMB 11764, encodes the following:
- the efeB gene encoding iron uptake transporter deferrochelatase/peroxidase subunit, with the protein product MNDSEQFNLQRRRVLMGMGVAGVALAGSALSCPALAASPAQVTEAPSSDKTEDRHDFHGQHQSGIVTPRPASGMLVSFDVLASDREDLERLFRTLNERIAFLMHGGPVAQVDPKLPPVDSGILGPVVTPDNLTITVSVGESLFDERFGLANAKPKRLIRMVGFPNDALEADCCHGDLSLQFCANTADTNIHALRDIVKNLPDLLLVRWKQEGSVPPQAPAKPGVPAQSARNFLGFRDGSANPDSNDAKAMDSIVWVQPGNDEPAWAANGSYQAVRIIRNFVERWDRTPLQEQESILGRIKSTGAPMGGAHETEVPDYGKDPEGKLTKLDAHIRLANPRTAASQANLILRRPFNYSNGVNKNGQLDMGLLFICYQADLEKGFITVQTRLNGEPLEEYLKPVGGGYFFTLPGVTGDQDFIGRSLLDAASPKTTA
- a CDS encoding AraC family transcriptional regulator — translated: MSEKDTISIQLVREALLQSCAPGASTDEVLNKVGIDPGLLESTTARVPATAYARLWRLLARRRDDEFFGMDPRKLKSGSLAFLCRCSMVQPSLAAGLTSGLGFLSLMLEHLPAQLVRQQSLAEIVLLEDDQDPRRAFTYFTYWMIVHGVACWLAGRRIPILAIELRCPQPDFCDDYQVMFSENLRFDRPRTRMIFSADCLDLPIKRSAEELKRFLAHAPANILVKYRDPESLASRIKHDLRQLPAEQWPETEPLAQQLCMSASTLRRRLAEEGQTYQGLKDSVRKELAIVWLAEPSISFAEIATRLGFADASSFYKAFRKWSGSNPGHYRSLILNEAD
- the efeO gene encoding iron uptake system protein EfeO, with the translated sequence MSTPTPPVASPPRALRWAVAGSVIVMIAAGGLFYYASKMAAAKRQANHDEVLVTIHPHSCEPNALTVPAGRASFRIVNHSDRAVEWEILDGVLVVEERENIAPGLSQVINANLMPGDYAITCGLLSNPRGTLHVTPTTASDAAAKAKPSMVAFVGPLSEFRVYLSSQSTALIKAVTALEQAIEAGDLSQAQALYVPARTAYQRIAPAAQRLAELDNTINARADYFEKREQDPGFSGFHRLEYALFQQRTLDGLTPVAQRLLTDVTTLKQQLLAQSLPPEQLVSTVVRNLNNLGEVRASSGEEERYSRTDLNGFAGNLFAARKVVDLLRPLLTKSAAELLPTLDNAIASLDAELDGFKVEKGYASYDSVSAEQRKQIADMAKALADALDGIDPALGLSGL
- the efeO gene encoding iron uptake system protein EfeO codes for the protein MKKSPLALLLTLGLLNTPLSAFAATAPLELVGPISDYKIYVTEQLDELASHTQKFTDAVKKGDLATAQKLYAPTRVYYESIEPIAELFSDLDASIDSRVDDHEKGVKAEDFTGFHRIEYSLFSEKSTKGLGQLADGLNKDVKDLQTRVAGLTFPPEKVVGGAAALLEEVAATKISGEEDRYSHTDLYDFQGNIDGAKKIVDLFRPQIEKQDAVFMAKVDKNFATVNKTLAKYKTRDGGFETYDKVKDSDRKALVGPVNTLAEDLSTLRGKLGLN
- the efeU gene encoding iron uptake transporter permease EfeU, which produces MLVPFLIMLREGIEAALIVGIIASYLKQTGRGQWMPAVWIGVFLAAALALLVGGGLELVSAEFPQKQQELFEGVVGLVAVGILSSMVFWMRKVARSIKHSLHVSLDHALTGSRHQVTALIAMVFFAVAREGLETVFFLLAVFQQSEGPAAPIGALLGLILAIIVGFLIYTGSMRLNLGAFFRWTGLFILVVAAGILANSVQALHEAGVWNHLQTVLFDFSATLPMDGPLGSVLAGMFGYQDAPTVSTLGAYLIYLVLALVMFFLPAPAPAKHASSVSSQ
- a CDS encoding SDR family NAD(P)-dependent oxidoreductase produces the protein MQIENKVFLVTGGASGLGAATAEMLVAAGAKVMLVDMNADAVAAQAERLGAQSVVADISNEAAAEAAVQATVKAFGGLNGLVNCAGIVRGEKILGKNGPHALASFSQVINVNLIGSFNMLRLASAAIAETEPDADGERGVIINTASAAAYDGQIGQAAYAASKGAIVSLTLPAARELARFGIRVMTIAPGIFETPMMAGMTQEVRDSLAAGVPFPPRLGKPGEYAALVRHIIENSMLNGEVIRLDGALRMAAK
- a CDS encoding AMP-binding protein → MRDYLSATSQFNYQHTVDTALAGDLTALNACVECCDRHALPGRIALFWEGRDGTSATYTFSELQDKAARFANFLLAQGVKKGDKVAGLLPRNIELLITVFATWRIGAVYQPLFTAFGPKAIEHRLSSSGAKVVVTDAVNRSKLAEVADCPTIVTVGGAKGQGIVRGDFSFWAELANYSPECEPVLLIGEEPFLLMFTSGTTGPSKALSVPLKAIVAFQSYTRDAVDLRPEDAFWNVADPGWAYGIYFGVTGPMSMGHPITFYDGPFTLESTCRVINKYGITNLTGSPTAYRLLIAGGDEFAKSIKGKLRIVSSAGEPLNPEVIRWFADNLGVVIHDHYGQTELGMVLCNHHGLEHPIHLGAAGFASPGHRIVVLDDEYQELGVGQPGILAIDRTQSPMCWFAGYEGAPTKAFVGNYYLSGDTVEWNPDGSISFVGRSDDVITTSGYRVGPFDVESALIEHPAVVEAAVVGKPDPERTELVKAFVVLSAQYRAAPELAEELRQHVRKRLAAHSYPREIEFVSELPKTPSGKLQRFILRNQEIAKAQEAAAKNASA